A genomic stretch from Microbacterium proteolyticum includes:
- a CDS encoding PhzF family phenazine biosynthesis protein codes for MRSVHVSVRRVFANKDGQFGNPVGLVADSPDYDDDLRQRISLATGFSETIFITSFTVPSVRIFTPQTEIDFAGHALVGAVNYISEIGDQEVTSVETRAGRVEAWNDNRGTWVRSALISTPPWMFERLPSAEAVEDLTGPLDPSQGYTVLWSWSDEPSGMVRARTFAADWGIPEDEANGSGVMKLAATLGREISVLHGVGSVVRGRPSGPGYAEVGGFVSSERDVEVSV; via the coding sequence ATGAGATCTGTCCACGTTAGCGTTCGACGTGTTTTCGCCAACAAAGATGGCCAGTTCGGGAATCCCGTCGGCCTGGTCGCCGACTCTCCGGATTATGATGACGACCTGCGTCAGCGTATATCGCTAGCGACAGGCTTCAGCGAAACCATATTTATCACATCATTCACGGTTCCATCCGTGCGAATATTCACTCCGCAAACGGAAATAGATTTCGCCGGGCACGCCCTCGTCGGTGCAGTCAACTACATCTCGGAAATCGGCGATCAAGAGGTTACGAGTGTGGAGACTCGCGCGGGCCGGGTTGAAGCCTGGAATGACAACCGAGGAACTTGGGTTCGATCTGCTTTAATTTCCACGCCGCCGTGGATGTTTGAGAGGCTGCCAAGCGCTGAGGCGGTAGAGGATCTAACCGGACCCTTGGACCCCTCACAAGGCTACACAGTTTTGTGGTCGTGGTCAGATGAGCCGAGCGGCATGGTGAGAGCAAGAACCTTCGCGGCTGATTGGGGTATTCCGGAGGATGAGGCGAACGGTTCAGGCGTGATGAAGCTGGCCGCAACTCTCGGGCGAGAAATATCTGTACTACACGGGGTGGGCTCAGTAGTTCGCGGTCGCCCTAGTGGCCCGGGGTATGCGGAAGTTGGCGGGTTTGTCTCCTCCGAGCGGGATGTCGAAGTTTCCGTCTAA
- a CDS encoding MT-A70 family methyltransferase, with product MSENNIIVTTTPPEDAPPGASTTAETFVTIIADPPWGNSGQKGKYGAISHYDLMSIDRIAAMPVCDLAADNAHLYLWCYPAVRRIAEEVMEAWGFRFVDEFIWGKDQMGLGQYFRHAHETLLLGVKGSLPVTFRGQRSFAMLPRQAHSHKPEEVHVMVQRMSPGPYLELFARRPFPGFKVWGNEVDSDVSIPGYPVPSDPTTPSEVPHA from the coding sequence ATGTCCGAGAACAACATCATCGTCACCACCACGCCGCCGGAGGACGCCCCGCCTGGCGCGTCGACCACGGCGGAGACGTTCGTCACGATCATCGCCGACCCGCCGTGGGGCAACTCGGGGCAGAAGGGCAAGTACGGCGCGATCTCCCACTACGACCTGATGTCGATCGACCGCATCGCCGCCATGCCCGTCTGCGACCTCGCAGCCGACAACGCCCACCTCTACCTCTGGTGCTACCCGGCGGTCCGCCGCATCGCCGAGGAGGTCATGGAGGCCTGGGGGTTCCGCTTCGTGGACGAGTTCATCTGGGGCAAGGACCAGATGGGCCTGGGCCAGTACTTCCGCCACGCCCACGAGACGCTGCTGCTCGGCGTGAAAGGAAGCCTCCCGGTGACATTCCGCGGCCAACGGTCGTTCGCGATGCTGCCCCGCCAGGCCCACTCCCACAAGCCCGAAGAGGTGCACGTCATGGTGCAGCGGATGAGCCCCGGCCCCTACCTGGAGCTTTTCGCCCGTCGCCCGTTCCCGGGCTTCAAGGTCTGGGGCAACGAGGTCGACTCCGACGTCTCCATCCCGGGCTACCCGGTGCCGAGCGACCCGACCACGCCGTCGGAGGTGCCCCATGCCTGA
- a CDS encoding type IV secretory system conjugative DNA transfer family protein: protein MTEAWRQLHWPRPFDATAALGFLETLAADEARGPVVFEARSEAGVIRHLLGGHRVTVSSVGSSLRRLLPGVSVTELDGARVPVERAGRVRIRQRHLGLSLDTSGAALRALYSALSQATGKGDVLVLQVILGASVPPQPMPAFTPDPNLTIFDLVTVGTRPAQPEVRADLRDKLAQYRFRATIRVGVTAASPVRRRLLVHAVLAALRQLQTGSTRIDLVSGRPDLVDLAVIPAKKPLRLTAAEALCLVGWPTGDGPLAGMPPIYPRLLSPPTGVTPSIERVFARTTAPGPSLPVGISMKDAVRHTHIMGPNGVGKSTVMVNLIAADIAAGRSVVVIDAKRDLAMDTLTVIPDHRAGDVVVLDPISPEPVGLNPFAGAGDDAPLVADRLLAVFRSLFPSAFGPRTSDAVHASLLTLAGMTGSTLADLPRLLMDDPFRRRHTAGLPDPSLVEFWAQYDALTPGAKANMVGPVLTRLRQFLLRPSIRAVLDQPTPRFNLRDLFDKPRILIVPLNRGLLGPVAAELVGSLLVSQLWQLTLARAGVPKEQRRPVSIYLDEAQMFVKQESDLGEALEQSRSMNVAWHLAHQHRAQLPASLLAGIAANARNKIQFQADPTDAAAVTKYSSLTPEDVMKLPPYHVYVDLLAGGVQSGWFSAITLPPPAAVSHPDCILAESHARYGAHPTTTPNDNDNDDPTGEKTSNETGITPRGNGSSEVPDDEPIGRRPRGEA from the coding sequence ATGACCGAGGCCTGGCGTCAGCTGCACTGGCCGCGCCCCTTCGACGCCACCGCGGCCCTCGGGTTTCTCGAAACGCTTGCGGCGGATGAGGCGCGTGGGCCGGTGGTGTTCGAGGCCCGGAGTGAGGCTGGTGTCATCCGGCATCTGCTCGGTGGGCACCGCGTCACCGTCTCCAGCGTCGGCAGCAGCCTGCGCCGTCTCCTTCCCGGCGTCTCGGTCACGGAGCTCGATGGCGCCCGCGTCCCGGTGGAGCGGGCTGGGCGGGTGCGGATCCGTCAGCGCCACCTGGGCCTGAGTCTCGATACGTCAGGGGCGGCGCTACGCGCGCTCTACTCGGCGTTGTCGCAGGCCACCGGAAAGGGCGACGTGCTCGTGCTCCAGGTGATCCTGGGCGCAAGTGTCCCGCCGCAGCCGATGCCGGCGTTCACGCCGGACCCGAACCTGACCATCTTCGACCTCGTCACCGTCGGCACCCGCCCCGCCCAACCCGAGGTCCGCGCTGACCTGCGCGACAAGCTCGCCCAGTACCGCTTCCGCGCCACCATCCGCGTCGGTGTCACCGCCGCCAGCCCGGTGCGCCGCCGTCTTCTGGTGCACGCTGTACTGGCAGCCCTCCGGCAACTCCAGACCGGGTCGACCCGTATTGACCTGGTCTCCGGTCGCCCGGACCTGGTCGACTTGGCGGTCATCCCGGCGAAGAAGCCGCTGCGCCTCACCGCCGCCGAGGCCCTCTGCCTCGTCGGGTGGCCCACCGGCGACGGCCCGCTGGCGGGCATGCCGCCGATCTACCCGCGCCTACTCAGCCCGCCGACCGGGGTGACGCCCAGCATCGAGCGGGTGTTCGCCCGCACCACCGCACCCGGCCCGAGCCTCCCTGTCGGGATCTCCATGAAAGACGCCGTCCGGCACACCCACATCATGGGGCCGAACGGCGTGGGGAAGAGCACGGTGATGGTCAACTTGATCGCCGCCGACATCGCCGCAGGCAGAAGCGTCGTCGTCATCGATGCCAAACGCGACCTCGCCATGGACACCCTCACCGTCATCCCCGACCACCGAGCCGGGGACGTCGTCGTCCTGGACCCGATCAGCCCCGAACCGGTCGGCCTGAACCCGTTCGCCGGAGCCGGGGACGATGCGCCCCTCGTCGCCGACCGGCTCCTTGCCGTGTTTCGGAGCTTGTTCCCGTCGGCGTTCGGCCCGCGCACCAGCGACGCCGTCCACGCCTCACTCCTCACCCTCGCCGGCATGACCGGCTCCACCCTGGCCGACCTTCCCCGGCTCCTCATGGATGACCCGTTCCGTCGCCGCCACACGGCGGGACTGCCTGACCCGTCGCTGGTGGAGTTCTGGGCCCAGTACGACGCCCTTACCCCGGGCGCGAAGGCGAACATGGTCGGCCCCGTCCTGACCCGGCTGCGGCAGTTCCTGCTGCGCCCCAGCATCCGTGCCGTCCTCGACCAACCCACCCCGCGCTTCAACCTCCGCGACCTCTTCGACAAACCTCGGATCCTGATCGTCCCCCTCAACCGGGGGCTGCTCGGCCCGGTCGCCGCCGAGCTGGTCGGGTCGCTACTCGTATCGCAGCTGTGGCAGCTGACGCTGGCTCGGGCAGGGGTGCCGAAGGAGCAGCGCCGCCCGGTGTCGATCTACCTCGACGAAGCACAGATGTTCGTCAAGCAGGAGTCCGACCTCGGTGAAGCGCTGGAGCAGTCCCGGTCGATGAACGTCGCCTGGCACCTCGCCCACCAACACCGCGCCCAGCTACCGGCGAGCCTGCTGGCCGGCATCGCCGCCAACGCGCGCAACAAGATCCAGTTCCAAGCCGACCCCACCGACGCCGCCGCCGTCACCAAATACTCCTCGCTGACGCCCGAGGACGTGATGAAGCTGCCCCCGTACCACGTCTACGTCGACCTGCTCGCCGGTGGGGTGCAGTCCGGCTGGTTCTCGGCCATCACCCTGCCACCCCCAGCCGCGGTATCCCACCCGGACTGCATCCTCGCCGAAAGCCACGCCCGCTACGGCGCACACCCCACCACCACCCCCAACGACAACGACAACGATGACCCGACGGGTGAGAAAACAAGTAATGAAACCGGCATCACCCCGAGAGGTAACGGCTCGAGTGAAGTTCCGGACGACGAGCCCATCGGCCGCCGCCCACGAGGTGAAGCATGA
- a CDS encoding replication-relaxation family protein: MMMRLPRTGAGPSKLVLLRTELSPRDDDILQFLSTHRYATTTQLRDVFFAGHATATAGTRACIRVLHRLLHHRLVARLERRVGGTARGSAASIWYLDAPGERLTRPEGARRRRFASASTPFLAHTLAVTDAHVALITGARTGAFTLERVTLEPDSWRPFLSDRGVATILKPDLTVHLATAEYDDHWYIEVDLGTESIPVLLAKCAAYAVYRATGRAQTEHGVFPRVLWLLPTPARTARLEAAIQDDSRLDDRLFLCTTPDQLLTVLSDPDDPEDKAASPHPERRTP; the protein is encoded by the coding sequence ATGATGATGCGCCTCCCGCGGACCGGTGCTGGACCGTCGAAGCTGGTGCTGCTGCGCACGGAGCTCTCGCCCCGTGATGACGACATCCTCCAGTTCCTGAGTACCCACCGGTACGCCACCACCACCCAGCTGCGGGACGTGTTCTTCGCCGGCCACGCCACCGCCACCGCCGGCACCCGGGCCTGCATCCGCGTCCTGCACCGGCTCCTGCACCACCGGCTGGTGGCTCGTCTGGAGCGCCGCGTCGGTGGCACCGCCCGTGGGTCCGCCGCCAGCATCTGGTACCTCGACGCCCCCGGTGAACGCCTCACCCGGCCCGAAGGTGCGCGCCGTCGCCGCTTCGCGAGCGCCTCCACCCCGTTCCTGGCCCACACCCTGGCCGTCACCGACGCCCACGTCGCCCTCATCACTGGAGCCCGCACCGGCGCCTTCACCCTCGAACGCGTCACCCTCGAGCCCGACTCGTGGCGACCATTCCTCAGCGATCGTGGTGTGGCCACCATCCTGAAGCCCGACCTCACCGTCCACCTGGCAACGGCCGAGTACGACGATCACTGGTACATCGAGGTCGACCTCGGCACCGAGAGCATCCCCGTCCTGCTCGCCAAGTGCGCCGCGTACGCCGTCTACCGTGCCACCGGCCGCGCGCAGACGGAGCACGGCGTCTTCCCCCGGGTCCTCTGGCTCCTGCCCACACCCGCCCGCACGGCCCGCCTCGAGGCGGCTATCCAGGACGACTCACGCCTCGACGACCGGCTCTTCCTCTGCACCACACCCGACCAGCTCCTCACCGTCCTCAGCGACCCGGACGATCCCGAAGACAAAGCCGCATCACCTCACCCCGAAAGGAGGACCCCATGA
- a CDS encoding fasciclin domain-containing protein, translating into MLTTKKPVVAGLALVLGSAFALTACSGGTTSGGSTTEESTAPSMEASPSMSASSSAMDPAANLVGPGCADYAAAVPSGAGSVEGMAADPVAVAASNNPLLTTLTAAVSGQLNPNVNLVDTLNGAEFTVFAPTDDAFAKIDSATIETLKTDTDLLTKILTYHVVPGQIAPDDIDGAQTTVEGQDVTVAGSGDSITVNDANVICGGVQTANATVYLIDTVLMPPM; encoded by the coding sequence ATGCTCACCACCAAGAAGCCTGTCGTCGCCGGTCTCGCCCTCGTTCTGGGTTCGGCCTTCGCTCTCACCGCCTGTTCGGGCGGCACCACCTCGGGTGGCTCGACCACCGAAGAGAGCACCGCCCCCTCCATGGAGGCGTCGCCCTCGATGTCGGCCTCGTCGTCCGCGATGGACCCGGCCGCCAACCTCGTCGGCCCCGGCTGCGCGGACTACGCCGCCGCCGTTCCCTCGGGTGCGGGCTCGGTCGAGGGCATGGCCGCCGACCCGGTCGCCGTCGCCGCCTCGAACAACCCGCTGCTCACCACGCTCACCGCGGCCGTCAGCGGTCAGCTGAACCCCAACGTGAACCTGGTCGACACGCTGAACGGCGCCGAGTTCACCGTCTTCGCTCCCACCGACGACGCGTTCGCGAAGATCGACTCCGCCACCATCGAGACGCTCAAGACCGACACCGACCTGCTGACCAAGATCCTCACGTACCACGTGGTCCCCGGACAGATCGCGCCCGACGACATCGACGGCGCACAGACCACCGTCGAGGGCCAGGACGTCACGGTCGCCGGCTCGGGCGACTCGATCACGGTCAACGACGCCAACGTGATCTGCGGTGGCGTCCAGACCGCCAACGCCACGGTCTACCTCATCGACACGGTGCTGATGCCCCCGATGTAA
- the sigK gene encoding ECF RNA polymerase sigma factor SigK: protein MMDAMVIDGFDMPDEGLEKIDHIGILLQRVAGGDRSAFAEVYDSLAPRAFGLILRVLVDRSQSEEVLQEVFLEIWQSAARFTPNRGQGRSWVLTIAHRRAVDRVRSSQSSADRDVRAGFRDMDVAYDHVSERVELKMEGRRVVDALATLPDAQKEALTLAYFGGYSQSEIATLVGAPLGTVKTRMRDGLSRLRMEMGVDK, encoded by the coding sequence ATGATGGATGCCATGGTGATCGACGGATTCGATATGCCCGATGAGGGGCTCGAGAAGATCGATCACATCGGCATCCTGTTGCAGCGCGTCGCCGGGGGTGACCGTTCGGCCTTCGCCGAGGTGTACGACTCTCTCGCGCCGCGTGCGTTCGGTCTCATCCTGCGCGTGCTCGTCGACCGATCGCAGAGCGAAGAGGTGCTGCAGGAGGTCTTCCTCGAAATCTGGCAATCCGCCGCGCGTTTCACTCCGAACAGAGGTCAGGGGAGGTCGTGGGTGCTCACGATCGCGCACCGGCGAGCGGTGGACCGCGTGCGGTCGTCGCAGTCGAGTGCTGATCGTGATGTGCGCGCGGGCTTCCGCGATATGGACGTCGCGTACGACCATGTCTCCGAGCGAGTCGAACTGAAGATGGAAGGGCGGCGCGTCGTCGATGCACTGGCGACGCTCCCCGATGCCCAGAAGGAAGCGCTCACGCTGGCCTACTTCGGTGGGTACAGCCAGAGCGAGATCGCTACCCTCGTCGGGGCGCCGCTCGGTACGGTCAAAACACGGATGCGCGATGGCCTGTCGCGTTTGAGGATGGAGATGGGGGTGGACAAGTGA
- a CDS encoding anti-sigma factor, translating to MNERDFADLAVGHALNALTEADERAYQEALAGHPHWDRHVRGASDAVTALSSTVEPVEPPPSVRASVFARISALPQQSSAPLDSAVDDEDYAAADRAEVAFEREAVAETASAASGWGARRWFALAASFAAVLVLGFGAVTVSQLLAPPAAVVALQQIEDAPDAQSASATMPDGTVATAHWSPSLGQSVLVTDDMPAPAEGKTYELWFVRGETPIAAGTFEPDADGHATAVLQGEMRIGDVIAVTVEPDGGSPDGTPSTTPVVAVATA from the coding sequence GTGAACGAGAGGGATTTCGCCGACCTCGCCGTCGGGCACGCGCTCAATGCGCTCACCGAGGCGGATGAACGCGCGTACCAGGAGGCTCTCGCGGGTCATCCGCACTGGGACCGCCACGTACGCGGGGCGTCGGACGCCGTCACCGCGCTGAGCTCCACCGTCGAGCCCGTCGAGCCGCCGCCCTCGGTCCGGGCCTCGGTCTTCGCACGCATCTCCGCCCTGCCGCAGCAGTCGTCCGCCCCGCTCGACTCCGCGGTCGACGATGAGGACTATGCCGCCGCCGACCGCGCTGAGGTGGCTTTCGAGCGCGAGGCGGTCGCCGAGACGGCGTCCGCGGCATCCGGATGGGGCGCGCGTCGCTGGTTCGCGCTCGCAGCCTCGTTCGCCGCCGTGCTCGTGCTGGGGTTCGGTGCCGTCACCGTGAGCCAGCTCCTCGCCCCTCCCGCGGCGGTGGTTGCCCTCCAGCAGATCGAGGATGCCCCTGACGCGCAGTCCGCTTCGGCGACCATGCCGGACGGAACGGTCGCCACGGCGCACTGGTCGCCGTCGTTGGGACAGAGCGTGCTCGTGACGGACGACATGCCCGCGCCGGCTGAGGGGAAGACGTACGAGCTGTGGTTCGTGCGCGGCGAGACACCGATCGCTGCGGGCACCTTCGAGCCCGATGCCGACGGCCACGCCACCGCGGTGCTGCAAGGGGAGATGCGGATCGGCGACGTCATCGCGGTGACCGTCGAACCCGATGGCGGGTCACCCGACGGCACGCCGAGCACGACCCCGGTCGTCGCCGTCGCCACGGCCTGA
- a CDS encoding DNA-directed RNA polymerase subunit beta, whose translation MSDSPREFHKPVRRPAELFDRLFAADDPAEVSRVAHSTAHALLSRVRADPSVDVVERLVAFTDDHGIDDIAELWSRSPARSLPGALWRLYLLQLMIHDDSATAALLYERGRAEMTTVDAVVAGAPAPAGPEELVQLIDTILRGLFEGDFAVALDRAAAFCRVQAAGSTHLADDYENTESERATALTTRALRLATYADDLSACAALWRRDALT comes from the coding sequence ATGAGCGATTCCCCCCGCGAGTTCCACAAGCCCGTGCGGCGCCCCGCCGAGCTTTTCGATCGTCTCTTCGCCGCCGACGATCCGGCGGAGGTCTCTCGCGTCGCCCACAGCACCGCACACGCGCTGCTGTCGCGGGTGCGCGCCGACCCGTCGGTCGACGTCGTGGAGCGGCTCGTCGCCTTCACCGACGATCACGGCATCGACGACATCGCGGAGTTGTGGTCGCGCTCGCCGGCGCGCTCCCTCCCGGGTGCGCTCTGGCGGCTGTACCTGCTGCAGCTGATGATCCATGACGATTCCGCGACCGCGGCGCTGCTGTACGAGCGCGGACGCGCCGAGATGACGACGGTGGATGCCGTGGTGGCGGGCGCTCCCGCGCCGGCAGGGCCGGAGGAGCTCGTGCAGTTGATCGACACGATCCTGCGCGGTCTGTTCGAAGGCGACTTCGCCGTCGCCCTCGACCGAGCCGCCGCTTTCTGCCGCGTTCAGGCCGCCGGGTCCACCCACCTGGCCGATGACTACGAGAACACCGAGTCGGAGCGGGCCACGGCCCTCACGACGCGCGCGCTGCGGCTGGCGACGTACGCCGACGATCTGTCGGCGTGCGCGGCTCTGTGGCGCCGTGATGCGCTGACGTGA
- a CDS encoding aminodeoxychorismate lyase gives MAWRFALRIDPVASDDRRESFDDTLRVIDPGAPALPVGELSAQRGDGIFESLGVVGGHPQEVGPHLERLVHSAQLCELPTPHLAQWRAAIERVAAEAGEGESVIKLVLSRGVDGGASPTAWITLADAPDNARARSEGVRIATLDRGYALDVPARAPWLLLGAKTLSYATNMAAIREAQRRGADDAVFVSSDGYVLEAPTASVVLRFGDRFVTPTPSAGILHGTTQLSLFAHLEQRGFATAYDTVTTAQLAEADAAWLLSSVRLAAPVAAVDGQPMAIDRAFTDELNAYLLSPRD, from the coding sequence ATGGCCTGGCGCTTCGCTCTCCGCATCGACCCCGTGGCATCCGATGATCGGAGGGAGTCGTTCGACGACACCCTGCGGGTCATCGATCCCGGTGCCCCCGCGCTCCCGGTCGGAGAACTGAGCGCGCAACGCGGCGACGGCATCTTCGAGTCGCTCGGCGTGGTGGGCGGGCATCCGCAGGAGGTCGGCCCGCACCTCGAACGGCTCGTCCACTCGGCACAGCTCTGCGAACTCCCGACTCCCCACCTGGCCCAGTGGCGCGCCGCCATCGAGCGGGTGGCCGCCGAAGCGGGCGAGGGCGAGAGCGTCATCAAGCTCGTCCTCAGCCGCGGGGTCGACGGCGGCGCGTCCCCGACGGCGTGGATCACGCTCGCCGACGCCCCCGACAACGCACGCGCCCGCTCCGAGGGGGTGCGCATCGCGACGCTCGACCGCGGGTACGCCCTCGATGTGCCCGCCCGGGCGCCGTGGCTGCTCCTGGGCGCGAAGACGCTGTCGTACGCGACGAACATGGCCGCCATCCGCGAGGCCCAGCGCCGCGGGGCCGACGACGCCGTGTTCGTCTCGAGTGACGGGTACGTGCTGGAGGCGCCGACGGCATCCGTCGTCCTGCGCTTCGGGGACCGGTTCGTCACGCCGACGCCGAGCGCCGGCATCCTGCACGGCACGACCCAGTTGAGCCTGTTCGCGCACCTGGAGCAGCGTGGCTTCGCGACGGCGTACGACACCGTCACCACCGCGCAGCTCGCGGAGGCGGATGCCGCGTGGTTGCTGTCGAGCGTGCGTCTGGCCGCACCCGTGGCAGCGGTGGACGGGCAGCCGATGGCGATCGATCGGGCGTTCACCGATGAGCTCAATGCGTACCTGCTGAGCCCGCGCGACTGA
- the pstB gene encoding phosphate ABC transporter ATP-binding protein PstB, which produces MSKSIEVNDLNVYYGDFLAVEGVSLEIEPRSVTAFIGPSGCGKSTFLRTLNRMHEVIPKARVEGRVLLDGDDLYGPGVDPVLVRRQVGMVFQRPNPFPTMSIRENVLAGVKLNNRRITKSDSDDLVEKSLKGANLWNEVKDRLDKPGSGLSGGQQQRLCIARAIAVSPDVILMDEPCSALDPISTYAIEELIDELKSDYTVVIVTHNMQQASRVSDKTAFFNIAGTGKPGKLIEYNDTSTIFTTPSVQATEDYVSGRFG; this is translated from the coding sequence GTGTCAAAGAGCATCGAAGTCAACGACCTCAACGTCTACTACGGCGACTTCCTCGCCGTCGAGGGCGTCTCCCTCGAGATCGAGCCGCGCAGCGTCACCGCGTTCATCGGCCCCTCGGGCTGCGGCAAGTCCACGTTCCTGCGCACGCTGAACCGCATGCACGAGGTCATCCCCAAGGCCCGCGTCGAGGGTCGCGTGCTGCTGGACGGCGACGATCTCTACGGCCCGGGTGTCGACCCCGTGCTCGTGCGTCGTCAGGTGGGCATGGTGTTCCAGCGCCCCAACCCGTTCCCGACCATGTCGATCCGCGAGAACGTGCTGGCGGGCGTGAAGCTGAACAACCGCCGAATCACCAAGTCCGACTCCGACGACCTGGTGGAGAAGTCGCTGAAGGGCGCCAACCTCTGGAACGAGGTCAAGGACCGACTCGACAAGCCCGGCTCGGGACTGTCGGGTGGTCAGCAGCAGCGTCTGTGCATCGCGCGCGCGATCGCGGTCTCTCCCGACGTCATCCTGATGGACGAGCCGTGCTCGGCTCTCGACCCCATCTCGACGTACGCGATCGAGGAGCTCATCGACGAACTGAAGAGCGACTACACGGTCGTCATCGTCACGCACAACATGCAGCAGGCGTCGCGCGTGAGCGACAAGACGGCGTTCTTCAACATCGCCGGCACCGGCAAGCCCGGCAAGCTCATCGAGTACAACGACACCTCGACGATCTTCACCACGCCCTCCGTGCAGGCGACCGAGGACTACGTCTCGGGCCGCTTCGGATAA
- the pstA gene encoding phosphate ABC transporter permease PstA, with translation MTATISPPRPTTPPARSASLTTGRLPKWAPWALLAGSIAIVGVIFAVLAAASGAGLNVPGWLILSALVYLVLITVISTIVEGRRKAVDRLVTGVVTLAFLIAMVPLVSVAFTVVTLGAPSWSGEFFSSSMRNVVGEGGGALHAIVGTVLITLAAAVISIPIGIFTAIYLIEYGQNNRLARGITFLVDVMTGIPSIVAGLFAYALFALFLGPGIRLGIMGSIALAVLMIPVVVRSTEEMLRLVPNELREASYALGVPKWLTIAKVVLPTAIAGITTGVMLSISRVIGETAPLLITAGFTASMNYDLFDGRMQTLPVFTYTQYMNQGIPAEAFIGRAWASALTLIVIVMLLNLVARSIAKFFAPKTGR, from the coding sequence ATGACCGCGACCATCTCTCCCCCGCGCCCGACCACGCCGCCCGCGCGTTCGGCGAGCCTGACCACGGGGCGCCTTCCGAAGTGGGCCCCCTGGGCGCTGCTGGCGGGTTCGATCGCCATCGTCGGCGTGATCTTCGCCGTTCTGGCCGCCGCCTCCGGCGCCGGGCTCAACGTCCCCGGCTGGCTGATCCTGTCGGCCCTCGTCTACCTCGTGCTCATCACCGTCATCTCGACCATCGTCGAGGGACGCCGCAAGGCCGTCGACCGGCTCGTGACGGGCGTCGTCACACTCGCGTTCCTCATCGCGATGGTCCCCCTGGTGTCGGTCGCCTTCACGGTGGTCACCCTGGGCGCGCCGAGCTGGAGCGGCGAGTTCTTCAGCTCCTCGATGCGCAACGTCGTCGGTGAAGGCGGCGGCGCGCTGCACGCCATCGTCGGCACCGTCCTGATCACGCTCGCCGCGGCCGTCATCTCCATCCCGATCGGCATCTTCACCGCGATCTACCTGATCGAGTACGGGCAGAACAACCGTCTCGCCCGCGGCATCACCTTCCTCGTCGACGTGATGACCGGCATCCCCTCGATCGTGGCGGGCCTGTTCGCGTACGCCCTGTTCGCGCTCTTCCTCGGCCCCGGCATCCGCCTGGGCATCATGGGATCGATCGCGCTGGCGGTGCTGATGATCCCCGTGGTGGTCCGCTCCACCGAGGAGATGCTCCGCCTCGTCCCGAACGAGCTGCGCGAGGCGTCGTACGCCCTCGGCGTGCCGAAGTGGCTGACCATCGCCAAGGTGGTCCTTCCCACCGCCATCGCGGGTATCACCACCGGCGTGATGCTCTCGATCTCGCGCGTCATCGGCGAGACGGCGCCGCTGCTCATCACCGCCGGATTCACGGCATCCATGAACTACGACCTGTTCGACGGGCGCATGCAGACCCTGCCGGTGTTCACCTACACGCAGTACATGAACCAGGGCATCCCGGCCGAGGCCTTCATCGGCCGCGCCTGGGCGTCGGCACTGACGCTCATCGTGATCGTCATGCTGCTGAACCTCGTGGCGCGCTCCATCGCCAAGTTCTTCGCCCCCAAGACCGGTCGCTGA